A single region of the Gossypium arboreum isolate Shixiya-1 chromosome 12, ASM2569848v2, whole genome shotgun sequence genome encodes:
- the LOC108479190 gene encoding SUPPRESSOR OF ABI3-5-like isoform X2, with protein sequence MDPGRYPVQQGHGWDNNSALEGFPAALDHNYRVGGSYDERRYLDERYSRDNVYPRSNYHRDFLERDNQPPPPAASAGIWSQSRRTTYEEEYPHNRDSRRHQKPYADSYSDMDTFRDHEITSFQDFDKFRDGYRGVDSFRDHEFDRPSRFGGRERDDNSYDDYDYRPRVSHQSRDNSRERDYEYGRHSYDSDYERGSRRDGNWRRRDRDRLSRERDQSPHRRHERSRSRSHGRDDRPRSRSPRSRSHGRSHREDSYDDGRNDKTEKRRDREEKYQREHYSVAPSATVVVKGLSQKTTEEDLYQILAEWGPLRHVRVIKERHSGISRGFAFIDFPSVGAASTMMERIGDDGLVVDGRKLFFEYSKPTGGTGGPFGNDNALKSGHSVHRGITVPSDWMCTICGCVNFARRTSCFQCNEPRTDDAPAADISLSHSTSLGKKGTDSGPTHVLVVRGLDENADEEMLRYEFSKHAPIKDLRLVRDKFTHVSRGFAFVHFHSVADATKALEATNGTTLEKNGQILRVAYAKSILGPGSGTSGASQSSSLAAAAIEAAAFSQQYDAVGWTPKEYNPDDKQSTSWQEQVVGSVPVQQDGSGLHSGFVWDEASGYYFDAASGFYYDGNTGLYYDGNSGIWYSYDSQSQQYIPCGDQNDNKTPGKQSEPSKGTDGRKVVISAPAATVTSVEKAASLPDAVQAAATAALAAEKKEKEKAKEIKLASKSSILANKKKMNNVLTMWKQRSHEGQATRLTLDENHLSTLSEDRPLQSGQHAKTKVKFDVMGLKESSISSSGVNTTAQAALTGGLESPVKARPVSNSSGGTLMGVIRGSARGVVKSDTPYSGTSAGISTSAVGGAEVSSTNSDMPTVMTPFRTDASALGSYTPSTVSASGKRRFSETPVTSTTSKEQSQTAYRDRAAERRNLYGSSSSTGDDLPDPELRNSRILFQDRDMAFKKFSSDPMPFPPGVGGGRGVVSDDVQSFEVITAEKAIDEKNVGNQMLRNMGWHEGLGLGKDGSGMKEPVQTQAMDGRAGLGSQTKKLDPSLEVQAGDSYKTVIHKKALARFREMS encoded by the exons atggaCCCTGGTCGCTACCCTGTTCAACAAGGACATGGATGGGATAATAACAGC GCTCTTGAGGGTTTTCCTGCTGCTCTTGACCACAATTACCG GGTCGGTGGTTCATATGATGAGAGGAGATATCTAGATGAAAGATACTCGAGGGATAATGTGTATCCAAGAAGTAACTACCACAGAGATTTTCTGGAGAGGGATAACCAACCCCCTCCTCCTGCTGCTTCTGCTGGTATCTGGTCTCAATCAAGAAGGACAACTTATGAGGAAGAATATCCCCACAATCGGGATTCTAGGCGTCATCAGAAGCCTTATGCTGATTCTTATAGTGACATGGATACTTTTCGTGATCATGAGATCACTTCATTTCAAGATTTTGATAAGTTTCGGGATGGCTATCGGGGTGTTGACAGCTTTCGTGATCATGAATTTGACAGGCCCTCTAGGTTTGGGGGACGAGAACGAGATGACAACTCATATGATGATTATGACTATAGGCCACGTGTTTCCCATCAGAGCAGGGACAACAGCCGTGAGAGGGATTATGAATATGGCCGACATAGTTATGATTCTGATTATGAAAGAGGTAGTCGAAGAGATGGCAATTGGAGGAGGCGCGATCGAGATCGCCTGAGTAGAGAGAGAGATCAGAGTCCACATAGAAGGCATGAGAGATCTCGATCACGATCCCATGGACGCGATGATCGTCCTAGATCAAGATCACCTCGAAGTCGAAGCCATGGACGAAGTCATCGTGAGGACAGCTATGATGATGGTCGGAATGATAAAACTGAGAAGCGAAGGGATCGTGAAGAGAAATATCAGCGGGAACATTATTCTGTG GCACCATCTGCTACTGTTGTTGTAAAGGGTCTCTCGCAAAAAACAACTGAAGAAGATCTATACCAGATTCTT GCTGAATGGGGGCCTCTTCGCCATGTCCGAGTGATCAAAGAGCGACATTCTGGAATTTCTCGTGGATTTGCTTTTATCGATTTTCCCTCTGTG GGGGCAGCAAGCACTATGATGGAGAGGATTGGTGATGATGGTCTTGTTGTTGATGGTCGGAAGCTTTTTTTTGAGTACAG TAAGCCAACTGGGGGCACTGGTGGACCTTTTGGTAATGATAATGCTTTGAAGTCAGGCCATTCAGTTCATAGGGGCATCACTGTGCCTTCTGATTGGATGTGCACCATATGTGGATGTGTCAACTTTGCACGGCGAACTTCATGCTTTCAA TGTAATGAGCCACGTACAGATGATGCTCCAGCAGCTGACATATCTTTATCACATTCAACATCCTTAGGAAAGAAAGGAACTGATTCAG GTCCTACTCATGTACTGGTTGTTCGTGGGTTGGATGAAAATGCTGATGAGGAAATGCTCCGTTATGAGTTCTCTAAACATGCACCAATTAAg GATCTTCGCCTTGTTAGAGACAAGTTCACCCATGTGTCAAGGGGGTTTGCTTTTGTTCATTTCCATTCG GTTGCTGATGCCACAAAAGCTCTAGAAGCTACAAATGGAACAACGCTTGAGAAGAACGGGCAAATCTTAAGAGTAGCATATGCAAAGAGCATCCTTGGGCCAGGATCAGGGACATCAGGAGCTTCACAGTCAAGTAGCCTTGCAGCTGCTGCGATTGAGGCAGCAGCGTTTTCTCAACAG TACGATGCTGTTGGATGGACACCAAAGGAATATAATCCAGATGACAAACAGTCTACTAGCTGGCAGGAGCAAGTTGTTGGTTCAGTTCCAGTTCAACAGGATGGTTCGGGGTTGCATTCTGGTTTTGTGTGGGATGAAGCTTCTGGTTACTACTTTGATGCTGCTTCTGGGTTTTACTATGATGGAAATACAG GTCTTTACTATGATGGTAACAGTGGGATCTGGTATTCATATGATAGCCAGTCTCAGCAGTACATACCTTGCGGTGATCAGAATGACAACAAAACACCTGGTAAGCAGTCTGAGCCTTCCAAAGGAACTGATGGTAGGAAGGTAGTAATATCTGCGCCGGCTGCTACTGTCACTTCAGTTGAGAAGGCAGCCTCTTTACCTGATGCAGTTCAAGCAGCTGCAACAGCAGCACTAGCTGCGGAgaagaaagaaaaggagaaagcAAAAGAGATAAAACTTGCTTCGAAAAGCAGTATCCTGGCTAATAAGAAGAAAATGAATAATGTGTTGACAATGTGGAAACAGAGGAGTCATGAAGGGCAGGCCACGCGTTTAACTCTTGATGAAAATCACTTGTCTACTTTATCTGAGGATAGACCTCTGCAATCTGGACAACATGCAAAGACCAAAGTTAAATTTGATGTGATGGGCCTGAAGGAGAGTAGTATATCAAGTTCTGGAGTCAATACAACTGCCCAAGCTGCATTGACTGGGGGTTTGGAGTCTCCAGTCAAGGCAAGGCCTGTAAGCAACAGCTCAGGGGGGACTTTAATGGGAGTAATAAGAGGCTCGGCAAGAGGCGTGGTAAAGTCTGATACTCCATACTCCGGAACATCTGCTGGAATTTCCACTTCAGCTGTCGGAGGTGCTGAAGTTTCATCAACCAATTCAGATATGCCCACAGTTATGACTCCCTTTAGGACTGATGCTTCTGCATTGGGTTCTTATACACCTTCAACTGTATCTGCAAGTGGTAAGAGAAGATTTTCTGAAACACCAGTGACTTCTACTACCAGCAAGGAGCAATCTCAAACTGCTTACAGAGACCGTGCGGCCGAGAGGAGGAACTTGTATGGTTCATCATCTTCCACAGGAGATGATCTGCCTGACCCTGAGCTCAGGAATTCGA GAATTCTGTTTCAAGATCGAGATATGGCATTCAAAAAATTCTCCTCAGATCCAATGCCTTTCCCACCTGGTGTTGGTGGTGGACGGGGGGTTGTGTCAGATGATGTTCAAAGCTTTGAGGTGATCACAGCAGAGAAAGCAATTGATGAGAAAAATGTGGGCAACCAAATGCTCCGCAATATGGGTTGGCATGAAGGATTG
- the LOC108479190 gene encoding SUPPRESSOR OF ABI3-5-like isoform X3, with translation MDPGRYPVQQGHGWDNNSALEGFPAALDHNYRVGGSYDERRYLDERYSRDNVYPRSNYHRDFLERDNQPPPPAASAGIWSQSRRTTYEEEYPHNRDSRRHQKPYADSYSDMDTFRDHEITSFQDFDKFRDGYRGVDSFRDHEFDRPSRFGGRERDDNSYDDYDYRPRVSHQSRDNSRERDYEYGRHSYDSDYERGSRRDGNWRRRDRDRLSRERDQSPHRRHERSRSRSHGRDDRPRSRSPRSRSHGRSHREDSYDDGRNDKTEKRRDREEKYQREHYSVAPSATVVVKGLSQKTTEEDLYQILAEWGPLRHVRVIKERHSGISRGFAFIDFPSVGAASTMMERIGDDGLVVDGRKLFFEYSSKPTGGTGGPFGNDNALKSGHSVHRGITVPSDWMCTICGCVNFARRTSCFQCNEPRTDDAPAADISLSHSTSLGKKGTDSGPTHVLVVRGLDENADEEMLRYEFSKHAPIKDLRLVRDKFTHVSRGFAFVHFHSVADATKALEATNGTTLEKNGQILRVAYAKSILGPGSGTSGASQSSSLAAAAIEAAAFSQQYDAVGWTPKEYNPDDKQSTSWQEQVVGSVPVQQDGSGLHSGFVWDEASGYYFDAASGFYYDGNTGLYYDGNSGIWYSYDSQSQQYIPCGDQNDNKTPGKQSEPSKGTDGRKVVISAPAATVTSVEKAASLPDAVQAAATAALAAEKKEKEKAKEIKLASKSSILANKKKMNNVLTMWKQRSHEGQATRLTLDENHLSTLSEDRPLQSGQHAKTKVKFDVMGLKESSISSSGVNTTAQAALTGGLESPVKARPVSNSSGGTLMGVIRGSARGVVKSDTPYSGTSAGISTSAVGGAEVSSTNSDMPTVMTPFRTDASALGSYTPSTVSASGKRRFSETPVTSTTSKEQSQTAYRDRAAERRNLYGSSSSTGDDLPDPELRNSNRDMAFKKFSSDPMPFPPGVGGGRGVVSDDVQSFEVITAEKAIDEKNVGNQMLRNMGWHEGLGLGKDGSGMKEPVQTQAMDGRAGLGSQTKKLDPSLEVQAGDSYKTVIHKKALARFREMS, from the exons atggaCCCTGGTCGCTACCCTGTTCAACAAGGACATGGATGGGATAATAACAGC GCTCTTGAGGGTTTTCCTGCTGCTCTTGACCACAATTACCG GGTCGGTGGTTCATATGATGAGAGGAGATATCTAGATGAAAGATACTCGAGGGATAATGTGTATCCAAGAAGTAACTACCACAGAGATTTTCTGGAGAGGGATAACCAACCCCCTCCTCCTGCTGCTTCTGCTGGTATCTGGTCTCAATCAAGAAGGACAACTTATGAGGAAGAATATCCCCACAATCGGGATTCTAGGCGTCATCAGAAGCCTTATGCTGATTCTTATAGTGACATGGATACTTTTCGTGATCATGAGATCACTTCATTTCAAGATTTTGATAAGTTTCGGGATGGCTATCGGGGTGTTGACAGCTTTCGTGATCATGAATTTGACAGGCCCTCTAGGTTTGGGGGACGAGAACGAGATGACAACTCATATGATGATTATGACTATAGGCCACGTGTTTCCCATCAGAGCAGGGACAACAGCCGTGAGAGGGATTATGAATATGGCCGACATAGTTATGATTCTGATTATGAAAGAGGTAGTCGAAGAGATGGCAATTGGAGGAGGCGCGATCGAGATCGCCTGAGTAGAGAGAGAGATCAGAGTCCACATAGAAGGCATGAGAGATCTCGATCACGATCCCATGGACGCGATGATCGTCCTAGATCAAGATCACCTCGAAGTCGAAGCCATGGACGAAGTCATCGTGAGGACAGCTATGATGATGGTCGGAATGATAAAACTGAGAAGCGAAGGGATCGTGAAGAGAAATATCAGCGGGAACATTATTCTGTG GCACCATCTGCTACTGTTGTTGTAAAGGGTCTCTCGCAAAAAACAACTGAAGAAGATCTATACCAGATTCTT GCTGAATGGGGGCCTCTTCGCCATGTCCGAGTGATCAAAGAGCGACATTCTGGAATTTCTCGTGGATTTGCTTTTATCGATTTTCCCTCTGTG GGGGCAGCAAGCACTATGATGGAGAGGATTGGTGATGATGGTCTTGTTGTTGATGGTCGGAAGCTTTTTTTTGAGTACAG TAGTAAGCCAACTGGGGGCACTGGTGGACCTTTTGGTAATGATAATGCTTTGAAGTCAGGCCATTCAGTTCATAGGGGCATCACTGTGCCTTCTGATTGGATGTGCACCATATGTGGATGTGTCAACTTTGCACGGCGAACTTCATGCTTTCAA TGTAATGAGCCACGTACAGATGATGCTCCAGCAGCTGACATATCTTTATCACATTCAACATCCTTAGGAAAGAAAGGAACTGATTCAG GTCCTACTCATGTACTGGTTGTTCGTGGGTTGGATGAAAATGCTGATGAGGAAATGCTCCGTTATGAGTTCTCTAAACATGCACCAATTAAg GATCTTCGCCTTGTTAGAGACAAGTTCACCCATGTGTCAAGGGGGTTTGCTTTTGTTCATTTCCATTCG GTTGCTGATGCCACAAAAGCTCTAGAAGCTACAAATGGAACAACGCTTGAGAAGAACGGGCAAATCTTAAGAGTAGCATATGCAAAGAGCATCCTTGGGCCAGGATCAGGGACATCAGGAGCTTCACAGTCAAGTAGCCTTGCAGCTGCTGCGATTGAGGCAGCAGCGTTTTCTCAACAG TACGATGCTGTTGGATGGACACCAAAGGAATATAATCCAGATGACAAACAGTCTACTAGCTGGCAGGAGCAAGTTGTTGGTTCAGTTCCAGTTCAACAGGATGGTTCGGGGTTGCATTCTGGTTTTGTGTGGGATGAAGCTTCTGGTTACTACTTTGATGCTGCTTCTGGGTTTTACTATGATGGAAATACAG GTCTTTACTATGATGGTAACAGTGGGATCTGGTATTCATATGATAGCCAGTCTCAGCAGTACATACCTTGCGGTGATCAGAATGACAACAAAACACCTGGTAAGCAGTCTGAGCCTTCCAAAGGAACTGATGGTAGGAAGGTAGTAATATCTGCGCCGGCTGCTACTGTCACTTCAGTTGAGAAGGCAGCCTCTTTACCTGATGCAGTTCAAGCAGCTGCAACAGCAGCACTAGCTGCGGAgaagaaagaaaaggagaaagcAAAAGAGATAAAACTTGCTTCGAAAAGCAGTATCCTGGCTAATAAGAAGAAAATGAATAATGTGTTGACAATGTGGAAACAGAGGAGTCATGAAGGGCAGGCCACGCGTTTAACTCTTGATGAAAATCACTTGTCTACTTTATCTGAGGATAGACCTCTGCAATCTGGACAACATGCAAAGACCAAAGTTAAATTTGATGTGATGGGCCTGAAGGAGAGTAGTATATCAAGTTCTGGAGTCAATACAACTGCCCAAGCTGCATTGACTGGGGGTTTGGAGTCTCCAGTCAAGGCAAGGCCTGTAAGCAACAGCTCAGGGGGGACTTTAATGGGAGTAATAAGAGGCTCGGCAAGAGGCGTGGTAAAGTCTGATACTCCATACTCCGGAACATCTGCTGGAATTTCCACTTCAGCTGTCGGAGGTGCTGAAGTTTCATCAACCAATTCAGATATGCCCACAGTTATGACTCCCTTTAGGACTGATGCTTCTGCATTGGGTTCTTATACACCTTCAACTGTATCTGCAAGTGGTAAGAGAAGATTTTCTGAAACACCAGTGACTTCTACTACCAGCAAGGAGCAATCTCAAACTGCTTACAGAGACCGTGCGGCCGAGAGGAGGAACTTGTATGGTTCATCATCTTCCACAGGAGATGATCTGCCTGACCCTGAGCTCAGGAATTCGA ATCGAGATATGGCATTCAAAAAATTCTCCTCAGATCCAATGCCTTTCCCACCTGGTGTTGGTGGTGGACGGGGGGTTGTGTCAGATGATGTTCAAAGCTTTGAGGTGATCACAGCAGAGAAAGCAATTGATGAGAAAAATGTGGGCAACCAAATGCTCCGCAATATGGGTTGGCATGAAGGATTG
- the LOC108479190 gene encoding SUPPRESSOR OF ABI3-5-like isoform X1, with the protein MDPGRYPVQQGHGWDNNSALEGFPAALDHNYRVGGSYDERRYLDERYSRDNVYPRSNYHRDFLERDNQPPPPAASAGIWSQSRRTTYEEEYPHNRDSRRHQKPYADSYSDMDTFRDHEITSFQDFDKFRDGYRGVDSFRDHEFDRPSRFGGRERDDNSYDDYDYRPRVSHQSRDNSRERDYEYGRHSYDSDYERGSRRDGNWRRRDRDRLSRERDQSPHRRHERSRSRSHGRDDRPRSRSPRSRSHGRSHREDSYDDGRNDKTEKRRDREEKYQREHYSVAPSATVVVKGLSQKTTEEDLYQILAEWGPLRHVRVIKERHSGISRGFAFIDFPSVGAASTMMERIGDDGLVVDGRKLFFEYSSKPTGGTGGPFGNDNALKSGHSVHRGITVPSDWMCTICGCVNFARRTSCFQCNEPRTDDAPAADISLSHSTSLGKKGTDSGPTHVLVVRGLDENADEEMLRYEFSKHAPIKDLRLVRDKFTHVSRGFAFVHFHSVADATKALEATNGTTLEKNGQILRVAYAKSILGPGSGTSGASQSSSLAAAAIEAAAFSQQYDAVGWTPKEYNPDDKQSTSWQEQVVGSVPVQQDGSGLHSGFVWDEASGYYFDAASGFYYDGNTGLYYDGNSGIWYSYDSQSQQYIPCGDQNDNKTPGKQSEPSKGTDGRKVVISAPAATVTSVEKAASLPDAVQAAATAALAAEKKEKEKAKEIKLASKSSILANKKKMNNVLTMWKQRSHEGQATRLTLDENHLSTLSEDRPLQSGQHAKTKVKFDVMGLKESSISSSGVNTTAQAALTGGLESPVKARPVSNSSGGTLMGVIRGSARGVVKSDTPYSGTSAGISTSAVGGAEVSSTNSDMPTVMTPFRTDASALGSYTPSTVSASGKRRFSETPVTSTTSKEQSQTAYRDRAAERRNLYGSSSSTGDDLPDPELRNSRILFQDRDMAFKKFSSDPMPFPPGVGGGRGVVSDDVQSFEVITAEKAIDEKNVGNQMLRNMGWHEGLGLGKDGSGMKEPVQTQAMDGRAGLGSQTKKLDPSLEVQAGDSYKTVIHKKALARFREMS; encoded by the exons atggaCCCTGGTCGCTACCCTGTTCAACAAGGACATGGATGGGATAATAACAGC GCTCTTGAGGGTTTTCCTGCTGCTCTTGACCACAATTACCG GGTCGGTGGTTCATATGATGAGAGGAGATATCTAGATGAAAGATACTCGAGGGATAATGTGTATCCAAGAAGTAACTACCACAGAGATTTTCTGGAGAGGGATAACCAACCCCCTCCTCCTGCTGCTTCTGCTGGTATCTGGTCTCAATCAAGAAGGACAACTTATGAGGAAGAATATCCCCACAATCGGGATTCTAGGCGTCATCAGAAGCCTTATGCTGATTCTTATAGTGACATGGATACTTTTCGTGATCATGAGATCACTTCATTTCAAGATTTTGATAAGTTTCGGGATGGCTATCGGGGTGTTGACAGCTTTCGTGATCATGAATTTGACAGGCCCTCTAGGTTTGGGGGACGAGAACGAGATGACAACTCATATGATGATTATGACTATAGGCCACGTGTTTCCCATCAGAGCAGGGACAACAGCCGTGAGAGGGATTATGAATATGGCCGACATAGTTATGATTCTGATTATGAAAGAGGTAGTCGAAGAGATGGCAATTGGAGGAGGCGCGATCGAGATCGCCTGAGTAGAGAGAGAGATCAGAGTCCACATAGAAGGCATGAGAGATCTCGATCACGATCCCATGGACGCGATGATCGTCCTAGATCAAGATCACCTCGAAGTCGAAGCCATGGACGAAGTCATCGTGAGGACAGCTATGATGATGGTCGGAATGATAAAACTGAGAAGCGAAGGGATCGTGAAGAGAAATATCAGCGGGAACATTATTCTGTG GCACCATCTGCTACTGTTGTTGTAAAGGGTCTCTCGCAAAAAACAACTGAAGAAGATCTATACCAGATTCTT GCTGAATGGGGGCCTCTTCGCCATGTCCGAGTGATCAAAGAGCGACATTCTGGAATTTCTCGTGGATTTGCTTTTATCGATTTTCCCTCTGTG GGGGCAGCAAGCACTATGATGGAGAGGATTGGTGATGATGGTCTTGTTGTTGATGGTCGGAAGCTTTTTTTTGAGTACAG TAGTAAGCCAACTGGGGGCACTGGTGGACCTTTTGGTAATGATAATGCTTTGAAGTCAGGCCATTCAGTTCATAGGGGCATCACTGTGCCTTCTGATTGGATGTGCACCATATGTGGATGTGTCAACTTTGCACGGCGAACTTCATGCTTTCAA TGTAATGAGCCACGTACAGATGATGCTCCAGCAGCTGACATATCTTTATCACATTCAACATCCTTAGGAAAGAAAGGAACTGATTCAG GTCCTACTCATGTACTGGTTGTTCGTGGGTTGGATGAAAATGCTGATGAGGAAATGCTCCGTTATGAGTTCTCTAAACATGCACCAATTAAg GATCTTCGCCTTGTTAGAGACAAGTTCACCCATGTGTCAAGGGGGTTTGCTTTTGTTCATTTCCATTCG GTTGCTGATGCCACAAAAGCTCTAGAAGCTACAAATGGAACAACGCTTGAGAAGAACGGGCAAATCTTAAGAGTAGCATATGCAAAGAGCATCCTTGGGCCAGGATCAGGGACATCAGGAGCTTCACAGTCAAGTAGCCTTGCAGCTGCTGCGATTGAGGCAGCAGCGTTTTCTCAACAG TACGATGCTGTTGGATGGACACCAAAGGAATATAATCCAGATGACAAACAGTCTACTAGCTGGCAGGAGCAAGTTGTTGGTTCAGTTCCAGTTCAACAGGATGGTTCGGGGTTGCATTCTGGTTTTGTGTGGGATGAAGCTTCTGGTTACTACTTTGATGCTGCTTCTGGGTTTTACTATGATGGAAATACAG GTCTTTACTATGATGGTAACAGTGGGATCTGGTATTCATATGATAGCCAGTCTCAGCAGTACATACCTTGCGGTGATCAGAATGACAACAAAACACCTGGTAAGCAGTCTGAGCCTTCCAAAGGAACTGATGGTAGGAAGGTAGTAATATCTGCGCCGGCTGCTACTGTCACTTCAGTTGAGAAGGCAGCCTCTTTACCTGATGCAGTTCAAGCAGCTGCAACAGCAGCACTAGCTGCGGAgaagaaagaaaaggagaaagcAAAAGAGATAAAACTTGCTTCGAAAAGCAGTATCCTGGCTAATAAGAAGAAAATGAATAATGTGTTGACAATGTGGAAACAGAGGAGTCATGAAGGGCAGGCCACGCGTTTAACTCTTGATGAAAATCACTTGTCTACTTTATCTGAGGATAGACCTCTGCAATCTGGACAACATGCAAAGACCAAAGTTAAATTTGATGTGATGGGCCTGAAGGAGAGTAGTATATCAAGTTCTGGAGTCAATACAACTGCCCAAGCTGCATTGACTGGGGGTTTGGAGTCTCCAGTCAAGGCAAGGCCTGTAAGCAACAGCTCAGGGGGGACTTTAATGGGAGTAATAAGAGGCTCGGCAAGAGGCGTGGTAAAGTCTGATACTCCATACTCCGGAACATCTGCTGGAATTTCCACTTCAGCTGTCGGAGGTGCTGAAGTTTCATCAACCAATTCAGATATGCCCACAGTTATGACTCCCTTTAGGACTGATGCTTCTGCATTGGGTTCTTATACACCTTCAACTGTATCTGCAAGTGGTAAGAGAAGATTTTCTGAAACACCAGTGACTTCTACTACCAGCAAGGAGCAATCTCAAACTGCTTACAGAGACCGTGCGGCCGAGAGGAGGAACTTGTATGGTTCATCATCTTCCACAGGAGATGATCTGCCTGACCCTGAGCTCAGGAATTCGA GAATTCTGTTTCAAGATCGAGATATGGCATTCAAAAAATTCTCCTCAGATCCAATGCCTTTCCCACCTGGTGTTGGTGGTGGACGGGGGGTTGTGTCAGATGATGTTCAAAGCTTTGAGGTGATCACAGCAGAGAAAGCAATTGATGAGAAAAATGTGGGCAACCAAATGCTCCGCAATATGGGTTGGCATGAAGGATTG